The following are encoded in a window of Pagrus major chromosome 14, Pma_NU_1.0 genomic DNA:
- the LOC141008168 gene encoding 4-galactosyl-N-acetylglucosaminide 3-alpha-L-fucosyltransferase 9-like, whose translation MPSSVPQWIALRRFGFGSLMVLCLLGIFFTYHKLDIKFLSSKMFMDRARQSCPPVLCVPGDSNCSTELHHNHTQEIQAAAVDTEPDTILLIWMWPFGFKFDLSCSDFHITKCHLTDDKTLYDKAHGVLFHHNDIHGNLADLPKKPRPCFQKWVWLNMESPANSGPISEINNSFNLTSTYRLDSNIPVPYGHLEPVTPEDESFKLPAKDKLVCWIVTNWNTQFRRVQFYNKLKEHVRIHTYGRAFGHELSDEDYSKIVSSCKFYLSFENSVHKDYITEKLYTPMNLGTVPVVLGTSRQNYEDHIPGDSFIHVDDFSTPKELAERLLYLDKNDSEYTGYFNWTNRFKVQGNWFGKEHACKTCRYLQKHRVYEYVHDLNKWYWG comes from the coding sequence ATGCCATCATCAGTCCCCCAGTGGATAGCCCTGCGCCGATTTGGCTTCGGCAGCCTCATGGTGTTGTGTTTATTAGGTATTTTCTTCACATATCACAAACTGGACATCAAGTTCCTATCTTCCAAAATGTTCATGGACAGAGCCCGTCAATCCTGTCCTCCAGTTCTGTGTGTACCTGGAGACTCAAACTGTTCCACAGAGCTTCACCACAACCACACCCAGGAGATccaggctgcagcagtggacacTGAGCCTGACACAATCCTATTGATCTGGATGTGGCCGTTTGGTTTCAAGTTTGATCTGAGTTGCAGTGATTTCCACATCACAAAATGCCACTTGACTGATGACAAGACCCTTTACGACAAAGCCCACGGGGTTCTCTTCCACCACAATGACATTCATGGAAATCTTGCAGACTTGCCAAAAAAACCACGTCCCTGCTTTCAGAAATGGGTGTGGTTAAATATGGAGTCGCCTGCAAACTCAGGTCCAATCTCCGAGATTAATAACTCATTTAACCTGACATCCACCTATCGACTTGATTCAAATATTCCTGTGCCCTATGGGCACCTGGAGCCTGTGACACCTGAAGATGAAAGTTTCAAATTGCCAGCAAAGGACAAGTTGGTCTGTTGGATTGTGACCAACTGGAACACACAGTTTAGGAGAGTTCAGTTCTACAATAAACTGAAAGAACACGTCAGGATTCACACTTATGGAAGGGCATTTGGCCATGAACTAAGTGACGAAGACTATTCAAAGATAGTTTCTAGTTGTAAATTCTACCTCTCCTTTGAAAACTCAGTTCACAAAGACTACATCACAGAGAAGTTATACACGCCAATGAACCTCGGTACTGTGCCAGTAGTTCTGGGCACTTCAAGACAAAACTATGAGGACCACATCCCAGGAGATTCTTTCATCCATGTCGATGACTTTTCCACACCAAAGGAGCTGGCAGAGAGGCTACTGTACCTCGACAAAAACGACTCTGAGTACACAGGATACTTTAACTGGACCAACAGGTTCAAAGTGCAAGGGAATTGGTTTGGGAAAGAACATGCTTGCAAAACCTGTAGGTacttacaaaaacacagagtgTACGAATATGTTCATGATCTCAACAAATGGTACTGGGGTTAA
- the tcp11l2 gene encoding T-complex protein 11-like protein 2: MPLNDERPTSTSSGEDQGSDADSSSERCDSMTSTSDLDCSRESFTSDCSSKHCTPSSSPPKTLNLDEVMESARDLFNLRLAHEVVMNRNFHLELDSLPQDSLWKAVRDNVHKAFWDILESELNDDPPEYRQAITLLEEIRETLLSFLNPGANRMRTQIMEVLDMDLIRQQADNNAVDIQGLASYIITTMGKMCAPVRDEEIKKLRENTDNIVTLFREIFRVLDLMQADMVNFSIDNLRPVLQRQGVEYERAKFQSILDKTPSALDHTTSWIKSALEELLSATTPTEKSSGQGKGQRAVPGPFQVLNTAFLSILTWDYNKSPLPETWMTDEPRLREIQWQLRQVQMVNEVLLIVHSTIGGPIQGLPSLSERLKRMTSVLLEGMHSRDFNLEEALEGTSAQICCELNKSLTERGYPALSPALQATLRGQICSITQKDNPIRTLVEDRVQQYFMVLICDPKYQLKLEQVPAGLTPIKPQLALIGAKFISLVNYNKSVYGRFYADIIRKLMFSSSPPAANPSPDTAHESVPSN; this comes from the exons ATGCCTCTAAACGATGAGCGACCCACCTCCACATCCAGCGGCGAGGACCAAGGCAGCGATGCGGACTCGTCGTCGGAGCGCTGTGACAGCATGACGTCAACCAGCGACCTGGACTGTTCCCGTGAAAGCTTCACGAGCGACTGCTCCAGCAAGCACTGCACACCCTCCT CAAGCCCACCCAAAACCTTAAACCTGGATGAAGTCATGGAGTCTGCCAGAGACCTGTTCAATCTCCGCTTGGCCCATGAGGTCGTTATGAACCGCAACTTCCATCTGGAGCTGGACAGCCTACCTCAGGACAG tttgtggAAGGCAGTTCGAGATAATGTCCACAAGGCCTTCTGGGACATCCTGGAGTCTGAGCTGAACGACGACCCGCCTGAGTACAGGCAAGCCATCACATTATTGGAGGAGATCCGAgag ACATTACTGTCGTTCCTCAATCCGGGTGCCAACCGCATGAGGACCCAGATCATGGAGGTGCTGGACATGGACCTGATTCGTCAGCAGGCCGACAACAATGCTGTTGACATCCAGGGGCTTGCCTCTTATATCATCACCACAATGGGCAAGATGTGTGCACCAGTTAGGGATGAAGAAATCAAGAAGCTCCgtgaaaacacagacaacataGTGACATTGTTCAG GGAGATATTCCGGGTGCTGGACCTGATGCAGGCAGACATGGTCAACTTCTCAATAGATAATTTAAGGCCTGTGCTGCAGAGGCAGGGCGTCGAGTATGAGAGGGCAAAGTTTCAGAGCATCCTGGACAAGACACCCA GTGCTTTGGACCACACCACCTCATGGATCAAGTCGgcactggaggagctgctgtcgGCCACCACTCCCACAGAGAAGAGCTCAGGTCAGGGGAAAGGACAGCGAGCAGTGCCCGGGCCCTTCCAGGTCCTCAACACCGCCTTTCTCAGCATCCTCACTTGGGACTACAATAAGAGCCCACTGCCCGAG acctggatgactgatgaGCCACGTCTGCGAGAGATTCAGTGGCAGCTCCGGCAGGTTCAGATGGTGAACGAGGTGCTGCTGATTGTCCACAGCACCATCGGAGGGCCTATCCAGGGTCTGCCCTCCCTGTCTGAACGTCTGAAGAGGATGACCAGTGTGCTGCTGGAGGGAATGCACAGCCG GGACTTTAACCTAGAAGAGGCACTAGAGGGCACCAGTGCTCAGATCTGCTGTGAGCTCAATAAGTCTTTAACTGAAAGGGGCTACCCTGCGCTCAGCCCTGCGCTGCAGGCCACTCTTCGAGGCCAGATCTGCAGCATCACACAGAAGGATAATCCAATTCGCACTCTCGTTG AGGATCGAGTGCAGCAATACTTCATGGTGCTCATCTGTGATCCCAAATACCAGCTCAAACTTGAACAGGTACCAGCCGGCCTGACCCCCATCAAACCTCAACTAGCACTGATCGGAGCAAAGTTCATCTCCCTGGTAAACTACAACAAGAGTGTCTATGGACGTTTCTACGCAGATATCATCAGGAAGCTGATGTTCAGCAGCAGCCCACCAGCAGCAAACCCTTCTCCGGACACCGCTCATGAATCTGTCCCCTCCAATTAA